Genomic DNA from Treponema pectinovorum:
CAAAAGGCATAAGAATTGACAGTGCATTTGGAAATTCTGTAGAGCATGGCGGAAGTTTGGGCAGTTTTTATGATTTAAGTTCAACAAATTCAGGGACAGGCTCGGAAGTTGAGCAACTTGCGGATTTTACAGGAATCATAAAATCTGTTATCGATGCAGAAAGAAAAAATCGTGACATCATCTTGCAAAAACACACTACAGAAATAACAGATAGAATTTTAAAGAGTTTTTCTCACGCAAAATTTGCTTTAATTTTTAACCTTAGAGATGCGCTCAGCATAGTTTCTGATATAAAATGGGGAAAAAATCTTTCGTTAATTGACGGAATTGAAGATTCAACACTTACAGCTTTACTTTATCGCATTCAGGAAGCACATCTTGGAGCAGTTTTAAAAAATGGAAAATTTAATTTTCCTATAGACATAGCAAATGACGAAAAAAAACAAACGGCAAGGCTTCGCTCCCTTGTGATGCAGGATTCGTTTGAAAACCTAAAAATCTGCGAATAGAGGAACGCAGTCAAAAATTCAAGTTATTTGTAATTAATTTGATTTGAAAATCTTGGATTTTATCAGTAGATTAAAATGAGTATGAAGAAAATTTCACCTAGAATACAACGAATATTTATTTTGGCACAGGACGAAGGGCACAGAAGTGGCTCAACAGAACTCTTGCCAGAACATGTTTTGCTTGCTCTTTTAAAAATGGCAGATGGGCTTGGATACACGATGCTTCAAGATTTAGCGCTCAACGTTTTGACCTTTCAACTTGCAATAGAGCAGAGCCTTGTTGTTCGAAATGCGATAAATGAGCTTTCAGAATTGCCGCTTTCGAGAAGGCTTAGAACTGTTATGGATATTGCAGCCCTAGAATCAAGCACTTTAAGAAACGATTATATTGGAACGGAACATTTTTTAATTGCAAGTTCAAGAGAAGAAGGAAGTGCATCGTACAAATTTTTTGCTCGTCAGGAAATTACAACTGATATCCTAAGAAATGTAGCAAAAAATGTTCAAGAGCATTTTAATTCCAGTGCAAATATGAACTTTAATCAATTAAATCAGATTGAAAACACTGCACAAAAAATTTCTGATGGCACGGAAATTTTCCAAAATCAAGCCTTCTCTCCAGAATTTAAAGATTTAAAAAAGAAACAAAACACGCAACAATCTTCATTCTTATCACAATTCAGCAGAGATTTAACTGCTCTTTCAAAAGAGAATGCTTTAGACCCTGTCGTTGGTCGTTCAAAAGAAATCGATAGAGTCATTCAGATTTTAAGCCGAAGGACGAAGAATAATCCTGTTTTAATCGGAGAACCTGGAGTTGGAAAAACTGCGATAGTCGAGGGGCTTGCCCAAAAGATTTCAAAGGGAAATGTTCCATTCAATCTTTTAAAAAAGAGAGTTCTCCTGCTTGATATGGCAGCTTTGGTTGCAGGAACAAAATATAGAGGCGAATTTGAAGAGCGAATGAAAAGGATGATGAAAGAAATCCTTGAAGATAAAAATATCATCTTATTCATAGACGAATTACATACGATAATCGGTGCTGGAGGTCCAGAAGGTGCAATGGATGCTTCCAACATATTGAAGCCTGCTTTAAGCCGTGGAGAAATTCAAATAATCGGTGCTACGACGACAAAAGAGTATCGCAAGTATTTTGAAAAAGATACTGCATTGGAAAGGCGATTCCAAAGTGTAAAAGTTGAAGAGCCTTCTTTTTATGATACGATAGAAATTTTAAATGGACTAAAACAAAAATATGAAGAATTTCACGGAGTTTGCTACGATGATGACGTAATTCCTACAATCGTGAAATTTGCGGAGCGCTATATTCCAGAGCGATTTTTACCAGACAAAGCGATAGACATTTTGGATGAGGCTGGAAGCGCAAAAAAAATAAATGAATCAGCTCAACCGACAGAGCTTGCAGAACTTGAAAAATCTATTGAACAGCTTAGCAGCGAAAAAAAAGAACTTGTTGCAAATCAGAATTATGAAAAAGCCGCAGAAATCCGCGATAAAGTTCGTGAATTAAAATTAAAATTGGAAGATTTTTCAACTTATTGGAAAAATAATTCCAGTTCATTAAAAAAGAAAGTAAGTGTAAAAGATGTCTGCGCGATAATTGCAAACATGACTGGAATTCCGCTTGAGCAATTAGATGCAAACGAAGCACACAGGCTTCTTTCTATGGAAAATTACTTGCACAAAAGCGTAATAGGTCAAGATGAAGCGATAAAGGTTTTAAGCGGTGCAATTAGGCGAAGCAGGGCAGGTGTAAGTTCTTCTGACAGACCTTTGGGGTCATTCATATTTTTAGGTCCAACAGGTGTTGGAAAAACTCAACTTGCAAAATCGCTTGCAGAATTTTTATTTGGAACAAAAGATTCTCTAATAAGAATCGACATGTCCGACTATATGGAAAAGCACAATGCAAGCCGTTTGGTAGGCGCGCCTCCAGGATATGTTGGTTTTGACGAAGGCGGAATTCTTACAGAAAAAGTTCGACAGCATCCGTACAGCGTTGTTTTGCTCGACGAAATAGAAAAAGCACATCCGGATGTCTTTAATCTGCTTTTGCAACTGCTAGAAGAAGGTGAGTTGAGCGACAATTTTGGTCATACAGTAAACTTTAGAAATACCGTCATAATAATGACGAGCAACGCTGGTGCCAGACAAGTAAATTCAGAACACAGACTGGGCTTTAGTTCCAGCCAGGATGGACTTTTGCCTTACACAGAAATAAAAGCCAACGCTATGGAAGAATTAAAGCGAATAATGCGTCCAGAATTTTTGAACAGAATAGACGACATAGTAGTTTTTGACGCTCTAAACCGCAAACAGATTTCTTCAATTCTCGATATTCAGCTTAAAGA
This window encodes:
- a CDS encoding ATP-dependent Clp protease ATP-binding subunit; translated protein: MKKISPRIQRIFILAQDEGHRSGSTELLPEHVLLALLKMADGLGYTMLQDLALNVLTFQLAIEQSLVVRNAINELSELPLSRRLRTVMDIAALESSTLRNDYIGTEHFLIASSREEGSASYKFFARQEITTDILRNVAKNVQEHFNSSANMNFNQLNQIENTAQKISDGTEIFQNQAFSPEFKDLKKKQNTQQSSFLSQFSRDLTALSKENALDPVVGRSKEIDRVIQILSRRTKNNPVLIGEPGVGKTAIVEGLAQKISKGNVPFNLLKKRVLLLDMAALVAGTKYRGEFEERMKRMMKEILEDKNIILFIDELHTIIGAGGPEGAMDASNILKPALSRGEIQIIGATTTKEYRKYFEKDTALERRFQSVKVEEPSFYDTIEILNGLKQKYEEFHGVCYDDDVIPTIVKFAERYIPERFLPDKAIDILDEAGSAKKINESAQPTELAELEKSIEQLSSEKKELVANQNYEKAAEIRDKVRELKLKLEDFSTYWKNNSSSLKKKVSVKDVCAIIANMTGIPLEQLDANEAHRLLSMENYLHKSVIGQDEAIKVLSGAIRRSRAGVSSSDRPLGSFIFLGPTGVGKTQLAKSLAEFLFGTKDSLIRIDMSDYMEKHNASRLVGAPPGYVGFDEGGILTEKVRQHPYSVVLLDEIEKAHPDVFNLLLQLLEEGELSDNFGHTVNFRNTVIIMTSNAGARQVNSEHRLGFSSSQDGLLPYTEIKANAMEELKRIMRPEFLNRIDDIVVFDALNRKQISSILDIQLKELESRLSELQLSLVVKPKAREYLLDNGYEPSMGARPMRRLIQNEIEEQLSLLILEGKVQESKNVVVDLSKGKILVKTQKSEIEREVQKEKIKVEG